A portion of the Vibrio coralliirubri genome contains these proteins:
- the metF gene encoding methylenetetrahydrofolate reductase, producing the protein MGYTHASHIDALNQNIAELSDNINVSFEFFPPSSEKMEETLWNSVHRLKTLQPKFVSVTYGANSGERDRTHSIIKEIKNQTGLVAAPHLTCIDASREELIQIADDYWANGIESIVALRGDIPAGGGAPEMYASDLVELLKSRHDFDISVAAFPEVHPEAKSAQSDLINLKRKVDAGANRAITQFFFDVESYLRFRDRCVAAGVDVEIVPGILPVSNFKQASRFAAMNNVKVPGWMAKQFEGLDDDPTTRQLVGASQAIDMVRTLSREGVKDFHFYTLNRAEMTYALCHTLGVRPQVAAL; encoded by the coding sequence ATGGGATACACACACGCTAGTCATATCGACGCTTTAAATCAGAATATCGCTGAGCTTTCTGACAACATCAATGTGTCATTTGAGTTTTTTCCACCAAGCAGTGAGAAGATGGAAGAGACCCTATGGAACTCTGTTCACCGTCTTAAAACACTTCAACCAAAATTTGTATCGGTAACTTACGGCGCAAACTCGGGCGAACGTGACCGTACCCACTCAATCATTAAAGAAATTAAGAACCAAACTGGCCTAGTGGCTGCACCGCACCTAACGTGTATTGATGCGAGTCGCGAAGAGCTGATTCAAATTGCCGACGATTACTGGGCAAATGGTATCGAGAGTATTGTTGCGCTACGTGGTGACATTCCAGCAGGCGGCGGCGCGCCAGAGATGTACGCATCTGACCTAGTTGAGCTACTTAAATCTCGCCACGATTTTGATATCTCAGTTGCAGCATTCCCTGAGGTTCACCCTGAAGCAAAAAGCGCTCAATCTGATCTTATTAACCTAAAGCGTAAAGTGGATGCGGGTGCTAACCGTGCAATCACTCAGTTCTTCTTTGATGTAGAAAGCTACCTACGTTTTCGTGACCGTTGTGTAGCGGCAGGTGTGGATGTTGAGATTGTACCGGGCATCTTACCGGTTTCTAACTTCAAGCAAGCGTCGCGCTTTGCAGCGATGAACAACGTAAAAGTACCTGGCTGGATGGCGAAGCAGTTCGAAGGTTTGGATGATGATCCAACCACTCGTCAGCTAGTAGGTGCTAGCCAAGCGATCGATATGGTTCGTACGCTGAGCCGTGAAGGTGTGAAAGATTTCCACTTCTACACGCTAAATCGTGCAGAAATGACTTACGCACTTTGCCATACGCTAGGCGTTCGTCCGCAAGTCGCTGCGCTTTAA
- a CDS encoding PadR family transcriptional regulator, which produces MSLPHVILTVLSTRDATGYDITKEFSASIGYFWKASHQQVYRELNKMAQNDQVTCVLEPQEGKPDRKVYSITDAGRGALGEWFEQPTAHPTVRDEFSAKLMACAVQPSDAYRVQLAELVEESRKLVSHYKEIEAAYYATPSTLDKQARLERLTLRRNLLIREAWIVWAEEVLLELGALA; this is translated from the coding sequence ATGTCATTACCACACGTAATTCTAACCGTTTTAAGTACACGCGATGCTACTGGTTACGATATCACAAAAGAATTCTCCGCAAGCATTGGTTACTTCTGGAAAGCTAGCCATCAACAAGTTTACCGCGAGCTAAATAAAATGGCTCAGAACGACCAGGTAACTTGCGTGCTTGAGCCTCAAGAAGGCAAACCTGATCGTAAAGTTTACTCTATCACTGATGCTGGCCGTGGCGCGCTAGGTGAATGGTTTGAACAACCAACTGCACACCCAACCGTTCGTGACGAGTTCTCAGCCAAGCTAATGGCTTGTGCTGTACAACCTTCTGACGCTTACCGTGTACAACTTGCTGAGCTAGTAGAAGAGTCTCGCAAACTGGTTTCTCACTACAAAGAAATCGAAGCAGCTTACTACGCAACGCCATCGACACTAGACAAGCAAGCACGCCTTGAGCGTCTAACACTTCGTCGTAACCTACTTATCCGTGAAGCATGGATTGTATGGGCTGAAGAAGTACTGCTTGAACTTGGCGCTCTAGCTTAA
- the ppc gene encoding phosphoenolpyruvate carboxylase produces the protein MTMNEKYAALKSNVSMLGRLLGNTIQDAHGDVILEKVETIRKLSKSARAGNKADRDSLVEEIKNLPNEQLTPVARAFNQFLNLTNMAEQYHTISRHCEEHVCEPDVLQSLFSKLNQNDISKLDAAQAVRDLNIELVLTAHPTEITRRTMINKLVKINECLSKLELSDLSHKERVKTERRLEQLIAQGWHSDVIRQQRPTPLDEAKWGFAVVENSLWEAVPDFLREMDGRLKGYLGEGLPIDARPVHFSSWMGGDRDGNPFVTHTITKEVLRLSRWKAADLYLGDVNELITELSMTKCNDAVRELAGDEHEAYRAILKSLRTLLNNTLEVLDAKLHDAEVPKKETLQNIDQLWTPLYACYQSLHECGMGVIADGSLLDTLRRLKAFGVHLVRLDVRQESTRHSDVLSELTRYLGIGDYDQWSEQDKIAFLTNELSSKRPLLPRDWEPSEQVKEVLDTCKVIAAQPREAFGAYVISMARTASDVLAVHLLLQECGCPYRMDVCPLFETLDDLNNSEAVMKQLMSIDLYRGFIQNHQMVMIGYSDSAKDAGVMSAGWAQYDAMDKLVKVCDEEGIELTLFHGRGGTVGRGGAPAHAALLSQPPKSLKGGLRVTEQGEMIRFKLGLPDVAVNSFNLYASAILEANLLPPPEPKQEWRDLMEVLSQVSCEAYRNVVRGEEKFVPYFRQATPELELGKLPLGSRPAKRNPNGGVESLRAIPWIFSWSQNRLVLPAWLGAGEAIQYSVDQGHQALLEEMCREWPFFSTRLGMLEMVYSKCNMEIAKYYDQRLVDEELLPLGELLREQLQKDIKAVLNVENNENLMQSDPWGLESIRLRNIYVEPLNMLQAELLYRTRKCETPPAELEEALMVTIAGIAAGMRNTG, from the coding sequence ATGACAATGAACGAGAAATACGCCGCTCTCAAGAGTAACGTAAGCATGCTGGGACGCTTGCTAGGTAACACAATCCAAGATGCACATGGTGACGTTATCTTAGAAAAAGTGGAGACTATCCGTAAACTTTCCAAATCCGCCCGCGCAGGCAACAAAGCTGACCGTGACAGCCTAGTTGAAGAAATCAAAAACCTGCCGAACGAACAACTCACTCCTGTTGCTCGTGCATTTAACCAATTTCTCAACCTCACCAACATGGCAGAGCAGTACCACACCATCTCTCGCCACTGTGAGGAGCATGTTTGCGAACCAGACGTGCTGCAATCTCTATTTTCCAAATTAAACCAGAATGACATCAGCAAGCTAGATGCGGCTCAAGCCGTTCGCGACCTGAACATTGAACTCGTTCTGACTGCACACCCAACAGAAATCACTCGTCGCACCATGATCAACAAGCTAGTTAAGATCAACGAGTGTCTGTCTAAATTAGAATTAAGCGACCTATCACACAAAGAGCGCGTGAAAACAGAACGTCGCCTAGAGCAACTTATCGCTCAAGGTTGGCACTCAGATGTGATTCGTCAGCAACGCCCTACGCCACTTGATGAAGCAAAATGGGGCTTTGCGGTTGTTGAAAACTCACTTTGGGAAGCTGTACCAGATTTCCTACGTGAAATGGATGGCCGACTAAAAGGCTACCTTGGTGAAGGTCTACCAATTGATGCGCGCCCGGTACACTTCTCATCTTGGATGGGCGGTGATCGCGATGGTAACCCATTCGTAACACACACCATCACCAAAGAAGTACTGCGCCTATCTCGCTGGAAAGCCGCTGACCTTTACCTAGGTGACGTAAACGAGCTGATTACCGAACTGTCGATGACTAAGTGTAATGATGCCGTTCGTGAACTAGCGGGTGATGAGCATGAAGCTTACCGTGCAATCCTAAAGAGCCTACGTACTCTGCTGAACAACACGTTAGAAGTGCTTGATGCAAAACTGCATGACGCTGAAGTACCGAAGAAAGAAACACTACAGAACATCGACCAACTTTGGACACCGCTGTACGCGTGTTACCAATCGCTGCACGAATGTGGCATGGGCGTAATCGCAGACGGTTCTCTACTTGATACCTTGCGCCGCCTAAAAGCATTCGGTGTACACCTAGTGCGTCTCGATGTTCGTCAAGAAAGTACACGTCACTCAGATGTGCTGTCTGAACTGACTCGCTACCTAGGCATTGGCGACTACGACCAGTGGAGCGAGCAAGACAAGATTGCTTTCTTAACCAATGAATTAAGCTCAAAACGCCCACTACTTCCTCGTGATTGGGAGCCATCTGAACAGGTTAAAGAGGTTTTAGACACCTGTAAGGTCATTGCTGCTCAACCTCGTGAAGCCTTCGGTGCTTACGTAATTTCTATGGCTCGTACTGCATCGGATGTACTGGCTGTTCACTTGCTGCTGCAAGAGTGTGGTTGCCCGTACCGCATGGACGTATGTCCGCTGTTCGAAACGCTAGACGACTTGAACAACTCAGAAGCGGTAATGAAGCAGCTAATGAGCATCGACTTGTACCGTGGCTTTATCCAAAACCATCAAATGGTAATGATCGGATACTCTGACTCAGCAAAAGATGCCGGCGTAATGTCTGCAGGTTGGGCTCAATACGATGCGATGGACAAGCTGGTTAAGGTTTGCGACGAAGAAGGCATTGAACTGACTCTATTCCACGGTCGTGGCGGTACAGTTGGTCGTGGTGGTGCTCCGGCGCACGCAGCTCTTCTTTCTCAGCCACCGAAGAGCTTGAAAGGCGGCTTACGTGTAACGGAGCAAGGCGAAATGATCCGCTTTAAGCTTGGCTTACCAGATGTTGCTGTAAACAGCTTTAACCTATACGCAAGTGCGATTCTAGAAGCGAACCTTCTACCACCACCTGAGCCTAAACAAGAGTGGCGCGACCTAATGGAAGTGCTATCTCAAGTCTCTTGTGAGGCTTACCGTAACGTGGTTCGTGGCGAAGAGAAATTTGTACCTTACTTCCGTCAAGCGACGCCTGAACTGGAGCTAGGTAAACTGCCTCTTGGTTCTCGCCCTGCGAAACGTAACCCGAATGGCGGCGTAGAAAGCCTACGTGCAATTCCATGGATCTTCTCTTGGAGCCAAAACCGCTTGGTACTTCCTGCATGGTTAGGTGCTGGTGAAGCGATTCAATACTCAGTTGACCAAGGCCATCAAGCGCTACTTGAAGAGATGTGTCGTGAATGGCCATTCTTCTCAACTCGTCTGGGTATGTTGGAAATGGTGTACTCGAAGTGCAACATGGAAATTGCCAAGTACTACGACCAGCGTCTTGTTGATGAAGAGCTATTACCTCTGGGTGAGTTACTGCGTGAACAGCTACAAAAAGACATCAAAGCGGTACTGAATGTAGAAAATAACGAAAACTTGATGCAAAGCGACCCTTGGGGGCTTGAGTCAATTCGCCTACGTAACATCTACGTTGAGCCACTAAACATGCTTCAAGCAGAACTGCTTTACCGTACTCGTAAGTGTGAAACACCACCAGCAGAGCTAGAAGAAGCGCTAATGGTGACGATTGCAGGCATTGCAGCAGGTATGCGAAACACTGGTTAA
- the argE gene encoding acetylornithine deacetylase, translated as MQLPSFLEVYKGLISTDSISSTDPSWDHGNEKVIEKMAQWFKDVGFSVEVVEVEPGKHNMVAKMGSGEGGLLLAGHSDTVPFDEGRWNFDPHALTEHNNRFYGLGTADMKGFFAFVYEAAKKMDWSKQTKPLYVLATCDEETTMLGARHFTENAPFKPDYCIIGEPTSLVPIRGHKGHVANAVRVTGKSGHSSDPALGVNAIEIMHEVLFALMQLRDKLVKEYHHPGFAIPSPTLNLGHIHGGDSANRICGCCELHYDVRPLPGISLDGLDNMLRSALKEVEAKWPGRIEITPLHEPIPGYECQHDHPFIGGMESVCEIESQTVNYCTEAPFLQELCPTLVLGPGSIDQAHQPDEFLSFDFIDPTIDVLSKSIRKYCF; from the coding sequence ATGCAATTACCGAGTTTTCTTGAGGTCTACAAAGGCCTAATTTCCACAGACTCTATTAGCTCGACCGATCCAAGCTGGGATCATGGCAACGAGAAAGTGATCGAAAAAATGGCTCAATGGTTTAAAGACGTAGGCTTTAGCGTTGAAGTCGTGGAGGTCGAACCCGGCAAGCATAATATGGTCGCTAAGATGGGATCGGGCGAAGGTGGCTTGCTACTCGCAGGACACAGCGACACAGTGCCATTCGATGAAGGACGTTGGAACTTCGACCCTCACGCACTAACAGAACACAACAATCGCTTCTATGGATTAGGCACAGCCGATATGAAAGGCTTTTTCGCTTTCGTTTATGAAGCGGCAAAGAAGATGGATTGGAGCAAACAGACCAAGCCTCTTTATGTATTGGCAACCTGTGACGAAGAGACCACCATGCTGGGTGCGCGTCATTTCACTGAGAATGCACCGTTTAAACCGGATTACTGCATTATTGGTGAGCCAACCAGCCTTGTGCCGATTCGTGGTCATAAAGGCCATGTTGCTAACGCTGTGCGAGTAACGGGTAAATCAGGTCACTCTTCTGATCCTGCATTAGGTGTCAACGCCATCGAGATCATGCATGAAGTGTTGTTCGCTTTAATGCAACTGCGTGACAAGCTAGTCAAAGAGTATCACCACCCGGGTTTCGCAATTCCAAGCCCAACGCTAAACCTTGGCCATATTCACGGTGGCGACAGTGCCAACCGTATCTGTGGTTGCTGTGAGCTGCACTATGATGTGCGTCCTTTGCCAGGTATCAGCCTAGATGGCTTGGATAACATGCTGCGCAGCGCACTTAAGGAAGTGGAAGCAAAATGGCCGGGCAGAATCGAGATTACACCTCTGCATGAACCTATCCCTGGTTACGAGTGCCAACACGACCATCCATTTATCGGTGGCATGGAATCAGTTTGTGAGATTGAATCACAAACCGTGAACTACTGTACTGAGGCACCTTTCCTTCAAGAACTTTGCCCAACCTTAGTTCTGGGTCCGGGCTCAATCGACCAAGCTCACCAACCAGATGAGTTCCTAAGCTTCGATTTTATCGATCCAACGATTGATGTTCTGAGTAAATCGATCCGTAAATATTGTTTCTAG
- the argC gene encoding N-acetyl-gamma-glutamyl-phosphate reductase, protein MLKTTIIGASGYTGAELALMINRHPELTLSGLYVSANSVDAGKPIAALHGKLAGLIDMPVQPLTNPEEVAKQSDVIFLATAHEVSHDLAPIFLENDCQVFDLSGAFRVKGENFYQEFYGFEHQHEQWLDKAAYGLAEWNEQEIKEAQLVAVAGCYPTASQLAIKPLVEAKLLDENQWPVINATSGVTGAGRKATMVNSFCEVSLQAYGVFNHRHQPEMAAHLGCDVIFTPHLGNFKRGILATITMKLAEGVTEQQIQDAFEQAYQGKPAVRLLEETLPRIQDVEQTPFCDLGWKVQGQHIIVVSAIDNLLKGASSQAMQCLNLRYGFAPLTALV, encoded by the coding sequence ATGTTGAAAACCACGATCATTGGCGCAAGCGGCTACACAGGAGCAGAACTGGCTCTAATGATAAACAGACACCCTGAGCTCACGCTATCAGGTTTATATGTCTCAGCCAATAGTGTAGACGCAGGTAAACCTATTGCGGCACTGCACGGTAAGTTAGCTGGCCTGATTGATATGCCAGTACAACCTTTAACAAATCCTGAAGAAGTAGCTAAACAGTCTGATGTGATTTTCTTAGCCACTGCACACGAAGTCAGTCACGACCTAGCGCCAATCTTTCTAGAGAACGATTGCCAAGTCTTCGACCTATCGGGTGCATTCAGAGTTAAAGGCGAAAACTTCTATCAAGAGTTTTACGGTTTTGAACATCAACACGAACAATGGCTAGACAAAGCGGCTTACGGTTTAGCGGAATGGAACGAACAAGAAATTAAAGAAGCTCAGCTTGTTGCGGTAGCGGGTTGTTACCCAACCGCATCACAACTGGCAATTAAGCCTTTGGTTGAAGCCAAGTTACTGGATGAAAACCAATGGCCAGTGATTAACGCAACCAGCGGTGTTACTGGTGCGGGCCGCAAGGCGACGATGGTTAACAGCTTCTGCGAAGTGAGCCTGCAAGCTTATGGCGTATTCAATCACCGTCATCAACCTGAAATGGCTGCACATTTAGGATGTGATGTGATTTTCACTCCGCACCTCGGCAACTTTAAGCGCGGTATTTTAGCGACCATCACCATGAAATTGGCTGAAGGCGTGACAGAACAGCAGATACAAGATGCCTTTGAGCAAGCTTACCAAGGTAAACCTGCAGTGAGACTACTCGAAGAGACATTGCCAAGAATTCAAGATGTAGAACAGACGCCTTTCTGCGACTTAGGTTGGAAGGTTCAAGGTCAGCACATCATCGTTGTTTCAGCGATTGATAACTTATTAAAGGGTGCATCTAGCCAAGCGATGCAGTGTTTAAATTTACGTTATGGTTTTGCGCCATTAACTGCGTTAGTGTAA
- the argB gene encoding acetylglutamate kinase: MSLNNQPLIIKLGGAALSCGETLSKLFGAISAYQQQAQRPIVIVHGGGYLVDDLMNKLNLETVKKEGLRVTPYDQIPVIAGALAGTANKLLQGQAIKDGINAVGLSLADGGLCKVSELNPELGAVGKAEPGDSTVLQAILNAGALPIISSIGLTEQGQLMNVNADQAAVAVAGALDAELVLLSDVSGVLDGKGHLIPSLNQQQADDLIAGKVITDGMIVKVQAALEAANDLGRPIEVATWRYPEKLTQLFSGKSIGTQFLPQ, translated from the coding sequence ATGAGCCTTAATAATCAACCATTAATCATAAAGTTAGGTGGCGCTGCGCTATCTTGTGGTGAAACACTTAGCAAGTTATTTGGTGCTATCTCTGCTTACCAACAACAGGCACAACGACCAATCGTGATTGTTCACGGTGGCGGTTACCTTGTTGATGATTTGATGAATAAGTTGAACCTCGAAACCGTTAAGAAAGAAGGGCTACGTGTTACTCCTTATGATCAGATCCCAGTGATCGCTGGTGCATTAGCGGGCACGGCAAATAAATTACTTCAAGGTCAGGCAATTAAAGACGGAATCAATGCCGTTGGTTTGAGCCTTGCTGACGGTGGTTTATGCAAAGTGAGCGAACTGAACCCTGAATTGGGCGCGGTAGGAAAAGCGGAGCCGGGCGACTCAACCGTTCTGCAAGCGATTCTTAATGCGGGCGCACTGCCTATCATTAGCTCGATTGGTCTGACTGAGCAAGGCCAACTGATGAACGTCAATGCCGACCAAGCTGCGGTTGCCGTTGCAGGCGCGCTTGATGCTGAACTGGTACTGCTTTCTGATGTAAGTGGTGTGTTGGATGGTAAAGGCCACCTGATTCCAAGCCTTAATCAACAACAAGCTGATGACCTTATTGCCGGCAAAGTGATTACCGACGGCATGATCGTTAAGGTTCAAGCTGCACTAGAAGCCGCTAACGACCTTGGACGACCAATCGAAGTTGCCACTTGGCGATACCCAGAAAAGCTAACACAACTGTTTTCAGGTAAAAGCATAGGAACACAGTTTTTACCTCAGTAG
- a CDS encoding argininosuccinate synthase, with protein sequence MSKVNVKKVVVAYSGGLDTSVIIPWLKENYDCEVVAFVADVGQGDEELIGIEEKAKASGASECYIADLKEEMVADYIYPTLKTGAYYEGKYLLGTSMARPIIAKAQVEVARKVGADALCHGCTGKGNDQVRFEGAFAALAPDLHVIAPWREWDLVSREECLDYLAERNIPCTASLTKIYSRDANAWHISTEGGVLENTWNAPNEDCWAWTVDPEQAPNESETVTLKVEKGEVVAVDGETMTPYNALVYLNEKGAKHGVGRIDIVENRLVGMKSRGCYETPGGTIMMEALRAVEQLVLDKAAFEFREELGVKASHLVYDGRWFTPLCKSILAATEELAQDVNGEVVIKLYKGHATVTQKRSDNSLYSEEFATFGEDEVYDQSHAEGFIRLYSLSSRIRALNSQK encoded by the coding sequence ATGAGCAAAGTTAACGTAAAGAAAGTTGTAGTAGCCTACTCTGGCGGTCTAGACACATCAGTAATCATTCCATGGTTGAAAGAGAACTATGACTGTGAAGTGGTTGCATTTGTTGCGGATGTTGGTCAAGGCGACGAAGAGTTGATTGGTATCGAAGAGAAAGCAAAAGCTTCTGGTGCATCTGAGTGTTACATCGCAGACCTTAAAGAAGAGATGGTTGCTGACTACATCTACCCAACGCTAAAAACGGGCGCTTACTATGAAGGCAAATACCTACTAGGTACGTCAATGGCGCGTCCAATCATCGCGAAAGCACAGGTTGAAGTCGCACGTAAAGTAGGTGCAGACGCACTGTGTCACGGTTGTACAGGTAAAGGTAACGACCAAGTTCGTTTTGAAGGCGCATTTGCTGCACTAGCACCAGACCTACACGTAATTGCACCATGGCGTGAATGGGATCTGGTGAGCCGTGAAGAGTGTCTAGATTACCTAGCGGAGCGTAACATCCCTTGTACCGCTTCTTTGACTAAGATTTACTCGCGTGATGCAAACGCATGGCACATCTCAACAGAAGGCGGCGTTCTAGAAAACACATGGAATGCACCTAACGAAGATTGCTGGGCTTGGACTGTAGACCCTGAGCAAGCGCCAAACGAATCTGAAACAGTGACACTTAAAGTTGAAAAAGGCGAAGTGGTTGCGGTTGATGGCGAAACAATGACGCCATACAACGCACTGGTTTACCTAAACGAGAAGGGTGCTAAGCACGGTGTTGGTCGTATCGATATCGTAGAAAACCGTCTTGTTGGCATGAAGTCTCGTGGTTGTTACGAAACTCCGGGTGGCACAATCATGATGGAAGCACTGCGTGCAGTAGAGCAACTGGTTCTTGATAAAGCGGCATTCGAATTCCGTGAAGAGCTAGGTGTTAAGGCTTCTCACCTTGTATACGATGGTCGTTGGTTCACTCCACTATGTAAGTCAATCCTTGCCGCGACAGAAGAGCTAGCACAAGACGTGAATGGTGAAGTGGTTATCAAGCTTTACAAAGGCCATGCAACGGTGACTCAGAAGCGTTCTGACAACAGCCTGTACTCAGAAGAGTTTGCAACCTTTGGTGAAGATGAAGTTTACGACCAAAGTCATGCTGAAGGCTTCATCCGCCTTTACTCGCTATCAAGCCGTATCCGTGCTCTGAATAGCCAAAAGTAA
- the argH gene encoding argininosuccinate lyase encodes MALWGGRFTQAADTRFKDFNDSLRFDYRLAEQDIVGSIAWSKALLSVNVLTEEEQQKLELALNELKLEVMEDPEQILRSDAEDIHSWVEQQLIGKVGDLGKKLHTGRSRNDQVATDLKLWCRQQGNQLLLALDRLQSQMVNVASQHQETVLPGYTHLQRAQPVTFAHWCLAYVEMLERDYSRLNDAIKRLDTCPLGSGALAGTAYPMDREELAHNLGFRRATRNSLDSVSDRDHVMELMSIASISMLHLSRLAEDMIFYNSGESNFIELADTVTSGSSLMPQKKNPDALELIRGKTGRVYGSLAAMMMTVKALPLAYNKDMQEDKEGLFDALDTWNDCMEMAALCFDGIKVNGERTLEAAKQGYANSTELADYLVAKGIPFREAHHIVGVTVVAAIAKGCALEELTIAEMKEFSEVIEEDVYDILTIESCLEKRSALGGVSPQQVAYAVDQAEKRLSQRDTSIVKVRPARLTDIEALEGMVAYWANMGENLPRSRNELVRDIGSFAVAEHHGEVTGCASLYVYDSGLAEIRSLGVEAGWQGQGQGTAIVQHLVEKARQMAIKKVFVLTRTPEFFMKHDFLPTSKSLLPEKVLKDCDQCPRQHACDEVALEVNLVEQIIAKVNVA; translated from the coding sequence ATGGCATTATGGGGCGGTAGATTTACCCAAGCAGCAGACACCCGGTTCAAAGATTTTAACGATTCTCTTCGTTTTGATTACCGATTGGCTGAGCAAGACATTGTGGGCTCAATTGCCTGGTCTAAAGCTCTACTGTCGGTCAACGTATTAACAGAAGAAGAGCAACAGAAGCTTGAGTTAGCGCTGAATGAGCTGAAACTTGAGGTGATGGAAGATCCTGAACAGATTCTACGTTCTGATGCAGAAGATATTCACAGCTGGGTTGAGCAACAACTTATCGGCAAAGTCGGTGACTTGGGCAAAAAACTTCACACTGGCCGTTCTCGTAACGACCAAGTGGCGACCGACCTGAAACTATGGTGTCGTCAGCAAGGTAACCAACTGCTACTGGCACTGGATCGCCTACAAAGCCAAATGGTGAACGTTGCTTCTCAGCATCAAGAAACCGTGCTGCCTGGCTACACTCACTTACAACGTGCTCAGCCGGTAACTTTTGCTCACTGGTGCTTGGCTTACGTTGAAATGCTTGAGCGTGACTATTCACGTTTGAATGATGCGATTAAGCGTCTAGATACATGTCCGCTGGGTTCTGGTGCCCTTGCTGGAACAGCTTACCCGATGGACCGTGAAGAGTTAGCTCACAACTTAGGTTTCCGTCGTGCAACGCGCAACTCTCTAGATTCAGTTTCTGACCGTGACCATGTGATGGAGCTAATGTCGATTGCTTCTATCTCTATGCTTCACCTTTCACGTCTTGCAGAAGATATGATTTTCTACAACTCAGGTGAATCAAACTTCATCGAGTTAGCGGATACCGTGACGTCAGGTTCATCTCTGATGCCACAAAAGAAAAACCCAGATGCGCTAGAGCTTATCCGTGGCAAAACTGGCCGTGTTTACGGTTCATTAGCGGCAATGATGATGACAGTAAAAGCTCTGCCTTTGGCGTACAACAAAGACATGCAAGAAGATAAAGAAGGTCTGTTCGACGCTTTAGATACTTGGAATGATTGTATGGAAATGGCAGCACTCTGTTTTGACGGCATTAAAGTGAACGGCGAACGTACACTTGAAGCCGCGAAACAAGGCTACGCAAACTCAACAGAGCTGGCTGATTACCTAGTAGCGAAAGGGATTCCTTTCCGTGAAGCTCACCATATTGTTGGTGTAACAGTAGTAGCGGCGATTGCCAAAGGCTGTGCATTAGAAGAATTAACCATCGCAGAGATGAAAGAGTTCTCTGAGGTGATTGAAGAGGATGTGTATGACATCCTGACTATTGAATCGTGTCTTGAAAAACGTAGCGCGCTAGGCGGTGTATCTCCACAGCAAGTGGCTTACGCGGTTGACCAAGCTGAGAAACGTTTATCACAGCGTGACACTTCCATCGTCAAGGTTCGTCCTGCTCGTCTGACTGACATCGAAGCGTTAGAAGGCATGGTCGCTTACTGGGCGAATATGGGTGAAAACCTACCTCGTTCTCGTAATGAACTGGTGCGTGATATTGGCTCGTTTGCGGTCGCAGAGCATCATGGTGAGGTGACAGGTTGTGCATCACTCTATGTGTATGATTCTGGCTTAGCGGAAATTCGCTCGCTCGGAGTTGAGGCTGGCTGGCAAGGTCAAGGGCAGGGGACCGCGATTGTGCAGCATTTGGTTGAGAAAGCGCGACAAATGGCCATTAAGAAGGTGTTTGTGCTGACTCGTACTCCAGAGTTCTTCATGAAGCATGATTTCTTACCAACATCGAAATCTCTACTGCCAGAGAAGGTACTGAAAGACTGTGACCAGTGTCCTCGTCAACATGCATGTGATGAAGTGGCTTTGGAAGTGAACTTGGTAGAGCAGATCATCGCTAAGGTTAATGTTGCATAA